A single genomic interval of Eurosta solidaginis isolate ZX-2024a chromosome 3, ASM4086904v1, whole genome shotgun sequence harbors:
- the LOC137244002 gene encoding peptidyl-tRNA hydrolase 2, mitochondrial codes for MFKKMFAAATTPCTKLVLVVRGDLKMSKGKTAAQCAHAAILCYQQSQKEMGKKKLVESWSLLGQPKIVLRVNSLDELTNLQIRARNAGVVAALVRDAGRTQLEAGTATVLGVGPDIEGTVDELVANLKLL; via the coding sequence ATGTTTAAGAAAATGTTTGCTGCTGCTACAACACCATGCACCAAACTGGTATTAGTGGTGCGCGGCGATTTAAAAATGTCCAAAGGAAAAACCGCCGCACAATGTGCACATGCGGCTATTCTATGTTATCAACAATCGCAAAAGGAGATGGGAAAGAAGAAATTGGTTGAAAGTTGGTCCCTACTGGGACAACCGAAAATCGTTCTACGCGTAAATTCTTTAGATGAGCTAACCAATTTACAGATTCGTGCCAGGAATGCTGGCGTTGTAGCAGCGCTGGTAAGAGATGCTGGGCGAACACAGTTAGAAGCTGGCACTGCCACAGTACTGGGCGTTGGGCCAGACATTGAAGGAACGGTTGATGAATTGGTAGCCAATTTAAAATtactttag